In a single window of the Anabas testudineus chromosome 17, fAnaTes1.2, whole genome shotgun sequence genome:
- the LOC113172087 gene encoding STARD3 N-terminal-like protein encodes MDSGGSSISESWLTGRGRGSVHTMPSSMRGESYEAGEKKCISDVRRTFCLFVTFDLLFITLLWIIELNVNGGIQKQLNQEVLHYDYHASFFDIFLLAVFRFATLILAYAVCKLRHWWAIAVTTAVSCAFLIVKVILSKLLSQGAFGYLLPIISFVLAWIETWLLDFKVLPQEAEDENRYQSFISDAQRPPLLYPGPVSEGQFYSPPESVADSDEDLDDKHDPEKGLLQKVT; translated from the exons ATGGacagcggcggcagcagcatCTCTGAATCGTGGCTGACTGGCAGAGGGAGGGGGTCTGTCCACACCATGCCCAGCTCGATGAGGGGGGAGTCGTACGAAGCCGGGGAGAAGAAGTGCATCTCTGATGTGAGGAGGACCTTCTGCCTCTTCGTCACCTTTGACCTCTTGTTCATCACGTTGCTCTGGATCATAGAGCTCAAT GTGAACGGCGGCATTCAGAAGCAGCTGAATCAGGAAGTCCTGCACTACGACTACCACGCGTCCTTCTTCGACATCTTT CTCCTGGCTGTGTTCAGGTTTGCCACTCTCATCTTGGCCTACGCCGTGTGCAAGCTTCGTCACTGGTGGGCCATAGCA GTCACCACTGCAGTCAGCTGTGCGTTCCTCATCGTTAAAGTTATCCTGTCAAAG ctgctctCTCAAGGGGCCTTTGGGTACCTGTTACCCATCATCTCCTTCGTGTTGGCCTGGATCGAAACGTGGCTGCTCGACTTCAAAGTTCTGCCTCAGGAGGCCGAAGACGAAAACA GATATCAGTCCTTTATTAGCGATGCACAGCGACCTCCCCTCTTGTATCCGGGTCCTGTATCTGAAGGACAGTTCTACTCtccaccagagtctgtggcAG ACTCTGACGAGGATCTGGATGATAAACATGATCCAGAAAAAGGGCTCCTTCAGAAGGTGACTTAA